In Haladaptatus paucihalophilus DX253, the following proteins share a genomic window:
- a CDS encoding RNA-splicing ligase RtcB produces MPIELNGSRTTARVMVEDERLVESGCLNQIQELIDHPAFTEPVRIMPDTHWGAGAPIGFTMPLPDRVVPNIVGVDVGCGMCATNLGDDLPLAHAKRERRVRDVVPMGREVHDYDDAPHLVNEFPFERANEVFERFDAAYRERFGRAIDPISFDFDGYGESYFKSLCERVLSGQRQGMGYVIKSAGTLGGGNHFVEFARGRESDDYWLVIHSGSRYLGKAVAEYWQGRASDYRAADQIRDAIPDGYEEFLKFDPETTGDGELFTWVTGGMGESHIRAERVREAFDGGDIEDAFDALSGSNLRPDGERNDDLDWLDGREAHGYYVDMLFAQQYARWNRELMSDAICDALDVEPVERFQSTHNYIDFRDMTIRKGATPAREGQRLVVPFNMADGSIIARGKGNEEYHSTAPHGAGRTMSRGDAFETISMDEFGEAMDGIYSESVVESVRDEAPMAYKPADAIREAIEPTADVVERLDVVHNLKAK; encoded by the coding sequence ATGCCTATCGAGTTGAACGGGTCACGAACGACCGCTCGCGTGATGGTCGAGGACGAGCGCCTCGTCGAATCGGGCTGCCTGAACCAGATTCAGGAACTCATCGACCACCCCGCGTTCACCGAACCGGTGCGGATAATGCCGGACACGCACTGGGGCGCGGGTGCACCCATCGGATTCACGATGCCGCTCCCGGACCGCGTGGTGCCGAACATCGTCGGCGTCGACGTGGGATGCGGGATGTGCGCGACGAACCTCGGCGACGACCTCCCGCTCGCGCACGCGAAGCGCGAGCGGCGGGTCCGCGACGTCGTTCCGATGGGCCGCGAGGTCCACGACTACGACGACGCACCGCACCTCGTGAACGAGTTCCCCTTCGAACGGGCGAACGAGGTTTTCGAGCGATTCGACGCCGCGTACCGGGAACGATTCGGTCGGGCCATCGACCCTATCTCGTTCGACTTCGACGGCTACGGCGAGTCGTACTTCAAGTCCCTCTGTGAGCGCGTCCTTTCGGGGCAACGACAGGGGATGGGCTACGTCATCAAGAGCGCCGGGACGCTCGGCGGCGGCAACCACTTCGTGGAGTTCGCCCGCGGACGCGAGTCGGACGACTACTGGCTCGTCATCCACAGCGGGTCGCGCTACCTCGGCAAGGCCGTCGCCGAGTACTGGCAAGGGCGCGCCTCGGACTACCGCGCGGCCGACCAAATCCGGGACGCGATTCCGGACGGCTACGAGGAGTTCCTCAAGTTCGACCCAGAAACCACCGGCGACGGCGAACTGTTCACGTGGGTCACGGGTGGCATGGGCGAATCGCACATCCGAGCGGAGCGCGTCCGAGAAGCCTTCGACGGCGGCGACATCGAGGACGCCTTCGACGCGCTCTCGGGGTCGAACCTCCGCCCCGACGGGGAGCGAAACGACGACCTCGATTGGCTGGATGGGCGGGAAGCACACGGCTACTACGTGGACATGCTGTTCGCCCAGCAGTACGCCCGCTGGAACCGCGAACTGATGAGCGACGCCATCTGCGACGCGCTCGACGTCGAACCCGTCGAGCGGTTCCAATCGACGCACAACTACATCGACTTCCGCGACATGACGATTCGGAAGGGCGCGACGCCCGCCCGCGAGGGCCAGCGACTCGTCGTCCCGTTCAACATGGCCGACGGCTCCATCATCGCTCGCGGAAAGGGCAACGAGGAGTACCACTCGACGGCGCCGCACGGTGCGGGCCGGACGATGAGTCGCGGCGACGCCTTCGAGACGATTTCGATGGACGAGTTCGGCGAAGCGATGGACGGCATCTACTCCGAGTCCGTCG
- the lonB gene encoding ATP-dependent protease LonB, with translation MSNPNDTDDPSTSETVPVPADDGSESDGRGGSRPVSDDDPSSTPTPAADDALGQNIDASLIADDFDPETDDDLLGGLDVETTEAIPIPDRLVDQVIGQDTARDIVEKAATQRRHVMMIGSPGTGKSMLAKAMSQLLPKEELQDVLVYHNPDDGNEPKVRTVPAGKGRQIINAHREEARKRNRMRTFLMWTLIAIIGGYAIFLAKDLLLGAIAVAVVYLMFNYGSRGTNAVIPNLLVDNADTETVPFEDATGAHAGALLGDVRHDPFQSGGMETPSHDRVEPGAIHRANKGVLFVDEINTLDIRSQQKLMTAIQEGEFSITGQSERSSGAMVHTEPVPTDFVMVAAGNLDAMENMHPALRSRIKGYGYEVYMNDTIDDTPEMRRKYARFVAQEVEKDGSLPHFTRDAIGEVVHDAQRRAMRKDHLTLKLRDLGGLVRVAGDIARAEDAENTTRDHVLQAKQRSRSIEQQIADNYIERRKDYELTVSDGNVVGRVNGLAVMGDDSGIVMPVMAEIAPSQGSGQVIATGKLQDIAEEAVQNVSAIIKKFSDEKIAKKDIHIQYVQAYEGVQGDSASVTMATAVISALEDIPIDQSIAMTGSLSVRGDVLPVGGVTHKIEAAAKAGIKTVIIPKANEQDVMIEEEYEEMVEIIPVSHISEVLEVALTGESKIERLTDRLRTITGHALEPSVEQGSPSPST, from the coding sequence ATGAGTAATCCAAACGACACCGACGACCCCTCCACGTCCGAAACGGTGCCCGTACCTGCCGATGATGGTTCCGAATCGGACGGACGAGGTGGTTCACGGCCTGTCTCCGACGACGACCCGTCCTCCACGCCGACCCCCGCGGCGGATGACGCTCTCGGGCAAAACATCGACGCCTCGCTGATCGCCGACGATTTCGACCCCGAAACCGACGACGACCTTCTCGGAGGACTCGACGTCGAAACGACCGAAGCGATTCCCATCCCCGACCGACTGGTCGATCAGGTCATCGGTCAAGATACGGCACGAGATATCGTCGAGAAAGCGGCCACACAGCGCCGTCACGTGATGATGATAGGGTCGCCCGGGACCGGGAAATCGATGCTGGCGAAGGCGATGAGCCAACTTCTCCCGAAGGAGGAACTCCAGGACGTCCTCGTCTATCACAACCCCGACGACGGGAACGAGCCGAAAGTCCGCACCGTGCCCGCCGGAAAGGGGAGACAGATAATCAACGCCCACAGGGAGGAAGCACGGAAACGCAATCGGATGCGAACGTTCCTGATGTGGACGCTCATCGCCATCATCGGCGGCTACGCCATCTTTCTCGCCAAAGATTTGCTGTTGGGCGCTATCGCGGTCGCGGTCGTCTATCTCATGTTCAACTACGGTTCGCGCGGGACCAACGCCGTGATTCCGAACCTGCTGGTCGATAACGCCGATACCGAGACCGTCCCGTTCGAGGACGCGACGGGGGCCCACGCTGGTGCGCTGCTGGGCGACGTGCGCCACGATCCGTTCCAGTCCGGCGGCATGGAGACGCCGAGCCACGACCGCGTGGAACCCGGCGCTATCCACCGCGCGAACAAGGGCGTGCTGTTCGTGGACGAAATCAACACCCTCGACATCCGCAGTCAGCAGAAGCTGATGACGGCGATTCAGGAGGGCGAGTTCTCCATCACCGGTCAGTCCGAGCGCTCGTCCGGTGCGATGGTGCACACGGAACCCGTTCCGACCGACTTCGTGATGGTCGCGGCGGGGAACCTCGACGCCATGGAGAACATGCACCCGGCGCTCCGGAGCCGTATCAAGGGATACGGGTACGAAGTCTACATGAACGATACTATCGACGACACGCCGGAGATGCGCCGCAAGTACGCGCGCTTCGTCGCCCAAGAAGTCGAAAAAGACGGTAGCCTTCCGCACTTCACGCGCGACGCTATCGGAGAAGTCGTTCACGATGCCCAGCGCCGCGCGATGCGCAAGGACCACCTCACACTCAAGCTGCGTGACCTCGGTGGCCTCGTCCGCGTTGCGGGCGACATCGCCCGCGCCGAGGACGCCGAGAACACCACGCGCGACCACGTGCTGCAGGCGAAACAGCGCTCGCGCTCCATCGAGCAACAGATAGCCGACAACTACATCGAGCGCCGGAAGGATTACGAACTCACGGTGTCGGACGGCAACGTGGTCGGACGGGTCAACGGTCTGGCCGTCATGGGCGATGACAGCGGCATCGTCATGCCCGTCATGGCGGAAATCGCGCCCTCACAGGGTTCCGGTCAGGTCATCGCCACCGGGAAACTGCAGGACATCGCCGAGGAGGCCGTCCAGAACGTCAGCGCCATCATCAAGAAGTTCAGCGACGAGAAGATTGCGAAAAAGGACATCCACATCCAGTACGTTCAAGCCTACGAGGGTGTCCAGGGTGATTCCGCGTCGGTGACGATGGCCACCGCGGTCATCAGCGCCCTCGAAGATATCCCCATCGACCAGAGCATCGCCATGACCGGTTCGCTGTCGGTCCGCGGCGACGTGCTCCCGGTCGGCGGCGTCACGCACAAAATCGAGGCGGCCGCGAAAGCGGGTATCAAGACAGTCATCATCCCGAAGGCCAACGAGCAGGACGTGATGATAGAAGAAGAGTACGAGGAGATGGTCGAAATCATCCCCGTCTCGCACATCAGCGAAGTCCTCGAAGTCGCGCTCACGGGCGAGTCCAAAATCGAACGCCTCACCGACCGGCTCAGAACCATCACCGGTCACGCCCTCGAACCGAGCGTCGAACAGGGTTCTCCGAGTCCGAGTACCTGA
- a CDS encoding ParA family protein: protein MIPYTVWSEAGGVGKTTFSVNLAAAHARRGQQVLVIDMDPQEGGLTHHFGADDYRSDANVDNIVRHMVERPKGEFADLVMNVGENLDLVPGHNMLGSLEQNLTRAAEMEQSMHDANYRWPKEKQLRRVLADGGVPDEYDVLIIDPPATVGQHIYNSIYATSNLLIPAELSAKGEQSVEGLRDVVNNIEETLGDIEVGILGVVPNKVSGTNVQQSVMDELNEQELPVAPVSIRERGSMLGEAWQNQVSIFELGESEDYRDLREYEETTLEKFDELAAYISEQFVTQETVA, encoded by the coding sequence ATGATTCCGTACACGGTTTGGTCGGAGGCGGGAGGCGTCGGGAAGACGACGTTCTCCGTGAACCTCGCGGCGGCGCACGCGCGGCGCGGACAACAGGTCCTCGTCATCGACATGGACCCGCAGGAGGGCGGACTGACACACCACTTCGGCGCGGACGACTACCGGTCGGACGCGAACGTGGACAACATCGTCCGGCACATGGTCGAACGACCGAAGGGCGAGTTCGCCGACCTCGTGATGAACGTCGGCGAGAACCTGGACCTCGTTCCGGGTCACAACATGCTCGGCTCGCTCGAACAGAACCTCACGCGCGCGGCCGAGATGGAACAGTCGATGCACGACGCGAACTACCGCTGGCCGAAGGAGAAGCAACTTCGGCGTGTGCTCGCCGACGGGGGCGTCCCGGACGAGTACGACGTGCTCATCATCGACCCCCCGGCGACGGTCGGACAGCACATCTACAACTCGATTTACGCGACGTCGAACCTGCTCATCCCGGCTGAACTGAGCGCGAAAGGCGAACAGAGCGTCGAGGGGCTTCGGGACGTGGTGAACAACATCGAAGAGACGCTCGGCGACATCGAAGTCGGGATTCTGGGAGTCGTTCCGAACAAAGTCAGCGGGACGAACGTCCAGCAGTCGGTGATGGACGAGCTCAACGAACAGGAACTCCCCGTCGCACCCGTCTCGATACGGGAGCGCGGCTCCATGCTCGGCGAAGCGTGGCAAAACCAAGTGAGCATCTTCGAACTGGGTGAGAGCGAGGACTACCGCGACCTCCGGGAGTACGAGGAGACGACGCTCGAAAAGTTCGACGAACTGGCGGCGTACATCTCGGAGCAGTTCGTGACACAGGAGACGGTAGCATGA